A stretch of the Archangium violaceum genome encodes the following:
- a CDS encoding MaoC family dehydratase, with amino-acid sequence MELLRAAVARRSARPSDVPRLEVRVRHLTPDPRQLARYREVCDFPADGHLPLTYPQVLAAPLHLSLLNRPEFPYRLLGMIHVRNHIRQYRRLTEDASLSVHVWVEGQREARQGCEVDLHTRVEQDGVLVWSAVTTMLRRLRGTDKRARGERPAGATSIATEEDVLFAHSRPARWSVSEDTGRRYARASGDYNPIHLNALTAIPFGFPRAIAHGMWTVGRCVAEMGEAAEAPALTLASEFRRPLLLPSRVVFQTTALGGGGVAYRVKSEDGQPHVIGRLLPGAEAES; translated from the coding sequence ATGGAATTGTTACGCGCCGCCGTGGCCCGCCGCTCCGCTCGCCCCAGTGATGTCCCCCGTCTCGAGGTACGCGTCCGCCACCTCACTCCGGACCCGCGGCAACTCGCACGCTACCGGGAGGTGTGCGACTTCCCGGCGGACGGTCACCTGCCGCTGACCTATCCCCAGGTACTGGCCGCACCGCTTCACCTCTCGCTGCTCAACCGCCCCGAGTTTCCGTATCGGCTGCTGGGCATGATCCACGTGCGCAACCACATCCGTCAGTACCGTCGGCTGACGGAGGACGCCTCGCTGTCCGTGCACGTATGGGTGGAGGGCCAGCGCGAGGCCCGCCAGGGGTGTGAAGTGGACCTGCACACCCGCGTGGAGCAGGACGGGGTGCTCGTGTGGAGCGCCGTCACCACCATGCTGCGCCGTCTGCGTGGCACGGACAAGCGCGCGCGGGGGGAGCGTCCCGCGGGGGCCACGTCCATCGCCACGGAGGAGGACGTGCTCTTCGCCCACAGCCGCCCCGCGCGTTGGTCGGTGTCGGAGGACACGGGCCGGCGCTACGCGCGTGCTTCCGGGGACTACAACCCCATCCACCTGAACGCCCTCACGGCCATTCCCTTCGGTTTCCCGCGCGCCATCGCGCACGGCATGTGGACGGTGGGCCGCTGCGTGGCGGAGATGGGCGAGGCGGCCGAGGCGCCCGCGCTCACCCTCGCCTCGGAGTTCCGCCGTCCGCTGCTGTTGCCCTCTCGCGTGGTGTTCCAGACGACGGCGCTGGGCGGCGGTGGTGTCGCCTACCGCGTGAAGTCCGAGGACGGCCAGCCGCACGTCATCGGCCGGCTGCTGCCCGGGGCGGAGGCGG